A genomic stretch from Sphingobacterium sp. ML3W includes:
- a CDS encoding exonuclease domain-containing protein produces the protein MNRSKKQEFAIVDIETTGGNAKSSRITEIAIVIHDGNRVLHRWETLVNPGVEIPNSIFALTGIDNDMVADAPLFEDVAPEIYALLKDRVFVAHNVNFDYSFIRFQLQEAGIDWSSIKLCTVRYARKIKPGLLSYSLGRLCDYLDIPIENRHRAGGDADATAILFAYLRALDTTQVFQEMIKHKAIDQRFPPHLDRKEFEQLPDTAGVYYFHDRNGKVIYVGKAVNIKKRVLSHFTGNNIQAQRQNFLKEIYHISYESCGTELMSLLLECAEIKRLWPKYNRALKRYEPKFGLFCYEDQNGYLHLAIGKMNRIQDCIQLFQREYDAIQLLQSFMKEGEISAQFCHFGTASLAAKSVSRADLPDKALHNTRVERCIDEWLKQRPSYVFIDKGRSIEEKSCIVIENGRFYGMGYIDLYGQYADLADIRTQVKVYPSNHYMMELVRQMAERYPNKVHFLTQNPAGLIAAEPDTDYDKIATDKLFQ, from the coding sequence ATGAATCGGAGCAAAAAACAAGAGTTTGCCATTGTGGATATAGAAACCACAGGGGGTAATGCAAAATCCAGCCGGATTACTGAAATTGCAATCGTTATACACGACGGTAATCGCGTGCTGCATCGTTGGGAGACTTTGGTAAATCCAGGGGTTGAAATTCCGAATTCTATTTTTGCACTTACGGGTATCGACAATGACATGGTTGCGGATGCGCCATTATTTGAGGATGTTGCACCGGAAATTTATGCATTATTGAAAGATCGTGTTTTTGTTGCCCACAATGTTAATTTTGATTATTCCTTCATTCGTTTTCAGCTTCAGGAGGCCGGAATAGACTGGTCTTCCATTAAATTATGTACCGTACGCTATGCCCGTAAGATCAAACCGGGGCTTTTATCCTATAGTTTGGGACGTTTGTGTGATTACCTCGATATACCCATCGAAAATCGGCATCGGGCAGGTGGTGATGCCGATGCAACAGCGATTCTTTTCGCTTATCTTCGTGCGCTCGATACAACGCAGGTGTTTCAGGAAATGATCAAACATAAGGCGATCGATCAGCGGTTTCCGCCGCATTTAGATCGGAAGGAATTTGAGCAATTGCCAGATACCGCCGGTGTTTATTATTTTCATGATAGAAATGGGAAGGTGATCTATGTGGGGAAGGCGGTCAATATCAAGAAAAGGGTGTTATCCCACTTTACAGGTAACAATATTCAGGCGCAGCGACAAAATTTTTTAAAAGAGATCTATCACATTAGTTACGAGTCTTGTGGCACAGAACTGATGTCCCTGCTACTGGAATGTGCGGAGATTAAACGACTTTGGCCTAAATATAATCGGGCACTCAAACGGTATGAACCAAAATTTGGTTTGTTTTGCTATGAGGATCAAAATGGGTATCTCCATTTGGCAATAGGTAAAATGAATCGGATCCAAGACTGCATTCAATTATTTCAACGGGAATATGATGCCATTCAATTATTACAGTCCTTTATGAAAGAAGGAGAGATTAGCGCTCAGTTTTGTCATTTTGGCACTGCTAGTTTGGCAGCTAAATCCGTCAGTCGAGCTGATTTGCCTGACAAAGCACTGCATAATACACGTGTGGAGCGTTGTATTGATGAATGGTTAAAACAAAGGCCATCTTATGTATTTATAGATAAGGGGCGGAGTATAGAAGAAAAGAGCTGTATTGTCATTGAAAATGGCCGGTTTTATGGCATGGGCTATATTGATCTATATGGTCAATATGCTGATTTAGCAGATATCAGAACCCAGGTAAAAGTTTATCCAAGCAATCATTATATGATGGAGCTGGTCAGGCAAATGGCTGAACGCTATCCCAATAAGGTGCATTTTCTGACTCAAAATCCGGCTGGGCTTATAGCTGCTGAACCTGACACTGATTATGACAAAATTGCCACAGACAAGCTCTTCCAATAA
- a CDS encoding urocanate hydratase yields the protein MMDNVFSRVVAEGIPSQLPPKIARDLTVSHAPRRKDILSKKEEKLALRNALRYFPKSWHAELAREFLAELKAYGRVYMYRFRPSYEMYARPIAAYPAKSKQAAAIMLMIQNNLDPAVAQHPHELITYGGNGAVFQNWAQYRLTMHYLSQMTDEQTLHMYSGHPMGLFPSSEHAPRVVVSNGMMIPNYSKPDDWERYNALGVTQYGQMTAGSYMYIGPQGIVHGTTITVMNAFRRQLPVGESIQGKVFLTSGLGGMSGAQPKAGNIAGCITVCAEVNPTAAKKRHEQGWVDVLVEDIDQLVEQVRIAMDKQQTISFAYIGNIVEVWEAFDREHIYVTVGSDQTSLHNPWSGGYYPMGLSFDESNVLMATDPDRFKQLVQATLVRHVDAINNHVAKGTYFFDYGNAFLLESSRAGAAILDSEGDKFIYPSYVQDILGPMCFDYGFGPFRWVCTSGETTDLEKTDQLAMDVLTSLQAIAPKEIQQQMLDNIQWIKEAGKNKLVVGSQARILYADSNGRIAIAKAFNEAVRNGELAGPVVLGRDHHDVSGTDSPYRETSNIYDGSQFTADMAIHNVIGDSFRGATWVSIHNGGGVGWGEVINGGFGMLLDGSVAADGKLEKMLYFDVNNGIARRAWARNKEANQALDSAMASNPTLQVTRAQLVDDHIIDELFNDNE from the coding sequence ATGATGGACAATGTATTTAGTCGTGTAGTTGCAGAAGGTATCCCTTCGCAGCTACCCCCGAAGATAGCGCGTGATCTGACTGTAAGTCATGCACCACGACGCAAAGATATTCTTTCTAAAAAAGAGGAAAAGCTTGCGCTCAGAAATGCCCTGCGTTACTTCCCAAAATCATGGCATGCGGAATTGGCACGGGAGTTTCTGGCCGAATTAAAAGCGTACGGAAGGGTCTATATGTATCGCTTTAGGCCAAGTTATGAAATGTATGCACGTCCGATAGCAGCCTACCCGGCAAAAAGTAAACAAGCAGCGGCCATTATGCTGATGATTCAGAATAACTTGGATCCTGCTGTTGCCCAACATCCCCATGAGCTGATTACTTATGGTGGTAATGGTGCTGTATTTCAAAATTGGGCACAATATCGCCTGACAATGCATTATCTTTCCCAGATGACGGATGAACAGACGCTGCATATGTACAGTGGTCATCCAATGGGTTTATTTCCATCTTCGGAACATGCTCCCCGGGTTGTTGTCAGCAATGGTATGATGATTCCGAATTATTCGAAACCCGATGATTGGGAGCGGTACAATGCGCTTGGTGTCACCCAATATGGGCAGATGACTGCAGGTTCCTATATGTACATTGGCCCACAAGGTATTGTGCACGGAACAACAATTACGGTCATGAACGCCTTCCGTCGGCAGCTTCCAGTTGGAGAGTCTATCCAAGGAAAAGTGTTTTTGACCTCCGGCCTCGGGGGGATGAGTGGTGCACAGCCGAAAGCAGGCAATATTGCTGGCTGCATTACCGTCTGTGCTGAGGTCAATCCTACAGCCGCGAAAAAAAGACACGAGCAGGGTTGGGTAGATGTATTGGTGGAAGATATTGACCAATTGGTGGAGCAGGTTCGCATAGCGATGGATAAACAGCAGACGATATCCTTTGCTTATATTGGTAATATTGTGGAGGTCTGGGAGGCCTTTGACCGCGAGCATATTTATGTGACTGTTGGATCTGACCAGACATCGCTTCATAATCCTTGGTCTGGAGGTTATTATCCAATGGGCTTATCGTTTGATGAGTCCAATGTGTTGATGGCCACCGATCCGGATAGATTTAAGCAGCTTGTTCAGGCAACTTTAGTTCGTCATGTAGATGCCATTAATAATCATGTTGCCAAGGGTACATATTTCTTCGACTATGGCAATGCATTTCTGTTAGAAAGTAGTCGTGCCGGAGCGGCAATATTGGACTCAGAGGGGGACAAATTTATATATCCATCTTATGTTCAGGATATTTTAGGGCCCATGTGCTTTGACTATGGTTTTGGTCCGTTTCGTTGGGTATGTACCTCCGGAGAGACTACAGATCTGGAAAAGACAGATCAGCTTGCAATGGATGTACTGACATCGCTTCAGGCGATAGCGCCAAAGGAGATCCAACAGCAGATGTTGGATAACATCCAATGGATCAAGGAGGCCGGAAAGAATAAGTTGGTTGTAGGTTCACAAGCCCGTATCCTGTATGCAGATTCTAATGGCCGTATCGCTATTGCCAAAGCATTTAACGAAGCCGTTCGAAACGGAGAACTTGCTGGTCCAGTTGTATTGGGACGAGATCATCACGATGTCAGTGGAACGGATTCCCCTTATCGGGAGACGAGCAATATCTACGACGGAAGTCAGTTTACCGCGGATATGGCGATACATAATGTGATAGGTGATAGTTTTCGTGGTGCGACCTGGGTCTCCATTCACAATGGTGGCGGTGTTGGCTGGGGCGAAGTAATCAATGGTGGTTTCGGAATGTTGCTTGATGGTTCGGTAGCCGCAGATGGTAAACTGGAGAAAATGTTGTACTTTGATGTGAATAATGGTATCGCTAGGCGTGCTTGGGCGCGTAATAAAGAGGCAAATCAAGCCTTGGATAGTGCAATGGCAAGTAATCCAACGCTACAGGTTACCCGCGCACAACTGGTGGACGACCATATTATTGATGAATTGTTTAATGACAACGAATGA
- the hutG gene encoding formimidoylglutamase, with translation MNLLLNQRDLYIRGDQAVWKGRIDGEQRDWMRWHQLMECTDLLVDPNLNQSVVFLGFCSDEGVARNQGRVGAKDGPGAIRNVLANLPVHFSSKLTLKDAGDIFLKDCDLESAQLALGYAVSSILKAGGFPVVLGGGHEVTYGHYLGIKDFVADGGHKVGIINLDAHLDMRALAGGQGNSGTGFYQIEADREGIGQSFHYMAIGIQEISNTNGLINYAKSKHTQIIERRDLVPGKLNAIKEQIEVFASQVDYIYLTVDLDVFAAPYAPGVSALAFNGIVPDDLFFDLYSAIMGLPNLKSMDIAELNPYFDIDARTAKLAADLIFKFLNRF, from the coding sequence ATGAATCTTTTACTTAACCAGCGGGACTTATATATAAGGGGAGACCAGGCCGTCTGGAAAGGGCGAATCGACGGCGAACAAAGGGATTGGATGCGCTGGCATCAATTGATGGAATGTACAGACCTGTTGGTCGATCCCAATTTGAATCAGTCAGTGGTGTTCCTGGGGTTTTGCAGTGACGAAGGTGTCGCCCGCAACCAGGGACGGGTGGGTGCGAAGGATGGACCTGGTGCAATACGAAACGTACTTGCTAATCTCCCAGTTCATTTTTCATCTAAACTAACACTTAAAGATGCTGGTGATATTTTTCTTAAAGATTGCGATTTAGAGTCTGCTCAATTGGCGCTAGGTTATGCTGTGTCTTCAATTCTTAAAGCAGGTGGATTTCCTGTCGTATTGGGAGGTGGACACGAGGTGACTTATGGGCATTATCTCGGAATAAAAGATTTTGTGGCTGATGGTGGACATAAGGTCGGTATTATCAACCTGGATGCTCATTTGGATATGCGTGCGCTTGCTGGAGGGCAGGGGAATTCAGGAACAGGATTTTACCAGATTGAAGCGGACCGTGAAGGTATAGGCCAATCGTTTCATTATATGGCGATTGGTATACAGGAGATCAGCAATACAAATGGTCTTATCAACTATGCAAAGTCCAAGCATACGCAGATTATCGAACGAAGAGATCTGGTTCCAGGTAAGCTTAATGCTATTAAGGAGCAAATTGAAGTATTTGCCAGTCAGGTTGATTATATATACTTAACTGTCGACCTGGATGTTTTCGCGGCTCCTTATGCACCTGGTGTAAGTGCACTAGCCTTTAATGGCATTGTTCCGGATGATCTATTTTTCGATTTGTACAGCGCTATTATGGGGCTGCCTAATTTGAAATCCATGGATATCGCAGAGTTAAATCCATATTTTGATATCGATGCCCGTACAGCAAAACTAGCGGCAGATCTTATCTTTAAATTTCTAAATAGGTTTTAA
- a CDS encoding GNAT family N-acetyltransferase, whose protein sequence is MEVVHKNDEKHGSFEVVDQGKSAAQMTYTWAGPTKFIIDHTEVNENYTGKGLGKQLLMAAVAFARKEHLKILPLCPFAKSVFDKEAELADVLF, encoded by the coding sequence ATGGAAGTAGTACATAAAAACGACGAAAAACATGGCAGTTTTGAGGTAGTAGATCAAGGAAAATCAGCTGCACAAATGACATATACCTGGGCTGGACCAACAAAGTTTATCATTGACCATACCGAAGTCAACGAAAACTATACCGGCAAGGGATTAGGCAAACAACTATTGATGGCTGCCGTAGCCTTTGCCCGAAAAGAACATCTCAAAATCCTCCCCCTGTGTCCCTTTGCAAAGTCAGTCTTTGACAAAGAAGCGGAGTTGGCTGATGTACTTTTCTAG